Proteins encoded in a region of the Vicia villosa cultivar HV-30 ecotype Madison, WI linkage group LG5, Vvil1.0, whole genome shotgun sequence genome:
- the LOC131604992 gene encoding uncharacterized protein LOC131604992, with product MAWYKSLPNESITSWKGLGRLSSRNFTTSRRHPKSEVSLEAIIQGKDESLGAYIERFNKEVVQVSTTADMKKYLLEQGLRPRSDFAKTESIETPANLDAFFLKALAYIQYKENEAAHTSRDSKNKENTKSARQEEGSRRGANKKREDKTRDAQDYKGPPGKFRDYTPLSASREHILTECVNSKFKTIEVCFPKQLPAQPSREKSKFYRFHKSHGHNTEDCIHLKDAIKILIKEVSQAVRQEDGSSPRNKDLGRGETLFRRRRCSLGFPECYAHA from the coding sequence ATGGCCTGGTACAAGAGCCTACCAAATGAATCTATTACTTCCTGGAAAGGTCTTGGTCGGCTTTCCTCTCGGAACTTTACTACTTCACGCAGGCACCCCAAATCTGAAGTCTCCTTGGAAGCCATCATCCAGGGCAAAGATGAGTCACTCGGGGCCTACATTGAAAGGTTCAACAAAGAGGTCGTGCAAGTGTCAACCACGGCCGATATGAAGAAGTACTTGCTGGAACAAGGACTCCGACCTCGTTCCGATTTCGCCAAAACTGAGAGCATAGAGACGCCCGCCAATCTCGATGCCTTCTTCCTCAAAGCTCTAGCTTATATTCAATACAAAGAAAATGAAGCTGCCCACACATCTCGAGACTCCAAGAACAAGGAGAATACCAAGAGTGCAAGACAGGAAGAGGGATCCCGCCGAGGAGCCAACAAAAAGAGGGAGGACAAAACTCGTGACGCCCAGGATTACAAAGGTCCTCCAGGAAAGTTCCGAGACTACACCCCGCTGAGTGCATCCCGCGAGCATATTCTGACGGAATGtgtcaattcaaaattcaagacaaTTGAGGTATGCTTCCCTAAGCAACTGCCTGCTCAACCCAGCAGGGAAAAATCCAAGTTCTATCGGTTCCACAAGAGCCATGGCCATAACACAGAAGACTGCATCCATCTGAAAGATGCGATTAAGATACTCATCAAAGAAGTATCTCAAGCAGTACGCCAAGAAGACGGAAGTTCCCCAAGAAACAAAGACCTTGGCCGAGGAGAAACCCTCTTCCGCCGCCGCCGCTGCTCTTTAGGTTTCCCTGAGTGTTACGCGCATGCCTGA